The following coding sequences lie in one Mucilaginibacter sp. KACC 22773 genomic window:
- a CDS encoding AMP-dependent synthetase/ligase, with product MERATRLFDCIDTQAKAPRANFLNAKQNGSWKSYSTKEAHDMIYQLSAALLELGVSAGDGTTEGRDKIGLISNGRPEWVITDLAVQQTGAVLVPLYPNTGTRDIEQILNEAEVKYVFVSSKDLCDKVKEVYLNIPSLKGIYTFDDIDGCMHWGTLLKPLKEDDLQKIKQVSDQITENDIATIIYTSGTTGRPKGVMLTHKNIMSNAAASGEVLARIPLKEKCVLSFLPLNHIFEKMCTYVYLFNGFSIYYAENMDTIGANLKEVKPSLFTAVPRLLEKVFEKIMVEGQKLTGIKRTIFFWSVKLAEAYEINGNSEWYKIKLAIADKLVFSKWRNAIGGNIKAIVVGSSACPIKLERIFTAANIVILEGYGLTETSPVIAVNRYEKSGRKFGTVGPLLDGVQARIAADGEILCKGPNVMAGYYKNPELTAEVIEDGWFHTGDIGELDKDSFLKITDRKKEIFKTSGGKYVAPLPIENKMKENYFIEQMMVCGSERKFVSALIVPSYTHLKPWCKQHEISFSSNGELIKDTRVIELYQSIINKYNPEFNHVEQVKKITLLPDEWSIDSGELTPTGKMKRKVIAEKYKAQIDKMYLSEVSDNPTLVN from the coding sequence ATGGAACGCGCGACAAGATTATTTGACTGCATAGACACCCAGGCCAAAGCGCCCAGGGCGAATTTTTTGAATGCAAAACAGAATGGTTCCTGGAAATCATACAGCACAAAAGAGGCGCACGATATGATTTACCAGTTATCTGCCGCTTTGTTGGAACTGGGCGTTTCGGCCGGTGATGGCACTACCGAGGGGCGCGATAAAATTGGATTGATCAGCAACGGTAGGCCCGAATGGGTAATAACCGACCTGGCAGTGCAGCAAACCGGTGCCGTATTGGTCCCGTTATATCCTAATACAGGCACCAGGGATATTGAGCAGATACTAAACGAGGCCGAAGTTAAATACGTATTTGTAAGCAGTAAAGATTTATGCGATAAGGTTAAAGAGGTATATTTAAATATACCATCATTAAAAGGCATTTATACTTTTGATGATATAGATGGCTGTATGCATTGGGGCACATTACTTAAACCTTTAAAGGAAGATGACCTGCAAAAAATAAAGCAAGTCAGCGATCAGATTACCGAAAATGATATCGCGACCATCATTTATACGTCAGGTACTACCGGCCGCCCAAAAGGGGTAATGCTTACCCATAAAAATATCATGAGCAATGCGGCAGCATCCGGCGAAGTGCTTGCCCGGATCCCATTGAAAGAAAAATGTGTTTTGAGTTTTTTGCCACTCAACCACATTTTCGAAAAGATGTGTACCTATGTTTATCTCTTCAACGGTTTTTCTATTTACTACGCCGAAAATATGGATACCATTGGCGCAAATTTGAAAGAGGTAAAGCCTTCTCTTTTTACAGCTGTTCCGCGTTTGCTCGAAAAAGTGTTTGAAAAAATCATGGTCGAGGGCCAGAAACTAACCGGTATTAAAAGGACTATCTTCTTTTGGTCGGTAAAACTGGCCGAGGCATATGAGATTAATGGCAACAGCGAGTGGTATAAAATTAAGCTTGCCATAGCCGATAAACTGGTATTCAGCAAGTGGCGTAATGCTATAGGTGGAAATATAAAAGCGATAGTGGTTGGCAGTTCGGCCTGTCCTATTAAACTGGAGCGGATTTTTACTGCGGCCAATATCGTTATTTTAGAAGGCTACGGGCTTACCGAGACTTCGCCGGTAATTGCTGTTAACCGGTATGAAAAAAGCGGCAGAAAATTTGGGACCGTTGGCCCCTTGCTTGACGGTGTGCAGGCCAGGATAGCAGCCGATGGCGAAATCCTTTGCAAAGGGCCTAACGTTATGGCCGGATATTATAAAAATCCGGAGCTTACCGCTGAGGTGATAGAAGACGGCTGGTTCCACACCGGCGATATTGGCGAACTGGATAAGGATTCCTTCCTGAAGATAACCGATCGCAAAAAAGAGATCTTTAAAACATCCGGCGGCAAATATGTTGCGCCGCTACCCATCGAAAATAAAATGAAAGAAAACTATTTTATTGAACAGATGATGGTGTGTGGCTCGGAGAGAAAATTTGTTTCGGCATTGATTGTACCTTCTTATACGCATTTAAAACCCTGGTGCAAGCAACACGAGATCTCGTTTTCATCCAACGGGGAACTAATTAAAGATACCAGGGTGATTGAACTGTACCAATCAATTATCAATAAATACAATCCCGAGTTTAACCATGTTGA